One window of the Deltaproteobacteria bacterium genome contains the following:
- a CDS encoding CoA transferase subunit B, whose product MPLSRDQIAKRISKEVQSGFCVNLGIGIPTLVANFIPESMNVMLQSENGLLGMGQFPLETEVDADLINAGKQTVTAVKGASFFSSADSFAMIRGGHIDLTVLGAMQVDQDGSIANWMIPGKMVKGMGGAMDLVAGARRVIVAMEHVAKDGSHKILKKCTLPLTGQNCIDRIVSDFGVLDVIKGRGFRLIEWAPDLTPEAIIKATGAPVEVAADAKPMQV is encoded by the coding sequence ATGCCACTTTCACGAGATCAAATCGCGAAGCGTATTTCAAAAGAAGTTCAATCGGGATTTTGTGTGAACCTTGGAATTGGAATTCCAACTTTGGTCGCTAATTTTATTCCCGAGTCCATGAATGTCATGCTGCAAAGTGAAAATGGACTTCTTGGCATGGGCCAGTTTCCACTTGAAACGGAGGTCGACGCCGACCTGATCAACGCCGGTAAGCAAACCGTCACTGCGGTCAAAGGCGCCTCTTTCTTTTCAAGTGCGGATAGTTTTGCAATGATTCGCGGTGGCCACATTGATCTAACGGTTCTCGGCGCTATGCAAGTGGACCAAGATGGATCAATTGCCAACTGGATGATTCCAGGAAAGATGGTCAAAGGAATGGGCGGCGCCATGGATTTGGTTGCCGGTGCGAGAAGAGTTATTGTGGCGATGGAACATGTCGCGAAAGATGGCTCGCATAAAATTCTAAAAAAATGCACTCTTCCATTGACCGGACAAAACTGCATTGACCGTATTGTTTCTGACTTTGGTGTATTGGATGTCATAAAAGGCCGAGGTTTTCGCCTGATTGAATGGGCTCCAGATCTGACTCCAGAAGCGATCATCAAAGCTACAGGTGCGCCGGTTGAAGTCGCAGCCGACGCAAAACCGATGCAGGTTTAG
- a CDS encoding DUF4097 family beta strand repeat protein has protein sequence MLNRVRALFVATIAIAFGGSFFSLPALAAKEVKFKDYPFEISKGDRLVITGIRGSVKLIHLPPGKSPVVRAKKILPTAAKTTGSQLFENLSFQVRKEGTIVTVETKGPTSRQEYIDAAGANQPELSFEIEAPSTLAEVHFHSGQVIAVGWKDGLSVSLIDGKISSTDGEGVLRAILTRGEIKVDKQKGNVEVENHGGKVMLSNVEGDVRLYSFSGDATLTAVSGKVRFRAKAGSLNLNKLTGDFFFENGRGGISGTAIDGSVRGTTEDGAVNLQLAGDADLSVETEDGSVTVKAPGGSGALLKLSSEDGPILAPESVRVPKVSGPKSVVARLDGAPKGQIIVRSKRGVIRIR, from the coding sequence ATGTTAAACCGAGTTCGTGCTCTATTCGTGGCTACAATTGCGATCGCGTTTGGAGGAAGTTTTTTTTCGCTCCCTGCGCTTGCTGCCAAAGAAGTCAAATTTAAGGATTATCCTTTTGAAATTTCTAAGGGCGATCGACTGGTGATCACAGGAATTCGCGGGTCGGTTAAACTCATTCATCTTCCGCCGGGTAAATCACCTGTCGTGCGGGCAAAAAAGATTCTTCCCACCGCTGCAAAGACGACTGGTTCGCAACTTTTTGAGAACCTCAGTTTTCAAGTTCGCAAAGAAGGTACCATTGTAACTGTTGAAACGAAGGGTCCTACCTCTCGCCAAGAATATATCGATGCAGCAGGGGCCAATCAGCCGGAACTCAGTTTTGAAATCGAAGCACCTTCCACGTTAGCAGAAGTTCATTTTCATTCCGGTCAGGTTATTGCCGTTGGCTGGAAAGATGGGCTGTCTGTTTCATTGATCGACGGAAAAATCAGTTCTACCGACGGTGAGGGTGTCTTGCGGGCGATTCTGACCCGCGGCGAGATCAAAGTTGATAAGCAAAAAGGCAACGTTGAAGTCGAGAATCATGGCGGAAAGGTCATGTTGTCCAACGTCGAAGGCGACGTGCGGCTCTACAGCTTTTCCGGAGATGCTACGCTGACGGCTGTGAGTGGGAAAGTGCGGTTTAGAGCAAAAGCCGGTAGCTTGAATCTGAACAAGCTCACCGGTGACTTTTTTTTTGAAAACGGTCGTGGCGGAATCTCTGGAACAGCCATCGACGGCTCTGTTCGCGGAACCACAGAAGATGGGGCAGTCAACCTACAGCTGGCGGGGGATGCTGATCTTTCTGTCGAAACAGAGGACGGCTCGGTAACCGTGAAGGCGCCCGGTGGCTCTGGAGCCTTGCTTAAACTTTCATCCGAAGATGGTCCAATTTTAGCGCCAGAGTCGGTAAGAGTGCCGAAGGTCTCGGGGCCGAAATCGGTTGTCGCGCGGCTGGACGGAGCTCCCAAAGGACAAATCATTGTGCGGTCGAAGCGCGGTGTGATTCGTATTCGGTAA
- the pyk gene encoding pyruvate kinase → MLADRRTKIVATIGPAVRGKENLRKAIASGMNVARLNFSHGNHADHLQVIQDLRALSEEMRAPLTVLQDLQGPKIRVGRFENGAIEIEEGEQVVITVRDVLGKKGLIPSDFKALPQSCQPGGRIMLDDGLLELKIDKVTTDEVHCTVIYGGVLKDRKGMNVPGGELSVDCLTPKDMADLEFGLKHDVDYIALSFVRHGDDIRKLRELIQAKGSTARIVAKIEMLEAIDNLEEIVRLSDGVMVARGDLAVEIGQTRLPQIQKQIVKLCNSIGRPVITATQMLDSMTENPRPTRAEITDVANAVLDGSDALMLSAESASGKFPFRCIQTMHDIILEVERNGDYFYDMRMDEQFSSVADGIGAASALTALKLNATAIVCLTTSGKTATIISGYRPKARIIAVTHILPTLNRIELVWGIQTLKIDPYKSSEEAMQQIEKMLLEYGLVKPGDKVILTLGVPVLERGTTNALRVYTIEREDFHRLPEAELPTRCRTI, encoded by the coding sequence ATGTTAGCAGACCGAAGGACTAAAATTGTCGCGACTATTGGGCCGGCAGTTCGTGGAAAAGAAAACTTACGAAAAGCGATTGCTTCCGGAATGAATGTTGCGCGCCTCAACTTCTCCCACGGAAATCATGCCGACCACTTGCAGGTTATTCAAGACCTTAGGGCGCTTTCAGAGGAAATGCGGGCGCCGCTGACCGTTCTTCAGGATCTACAGGGTCCTAAGATTCGAGTTGGACGATTTGAAAATGGTGCCATTGAGATCGAAGAAGGCGAACAGGTCGTCATCACCGTTCGGGATGTGCTAGGAAAAAAAGGCCTGATTCCATCGGATTTCAAGGCTCTTCCGCAAAGCTGTCAGCCAGGCGGACGGATCATGTTAGATGACGGTCTGCTAGAGTTAAAGATAGATAAAGTCACGACAGACGAAGTTCATTGCACAGTTATCTACGGCGGCGTTTTGAAGGATCGCAAAGGTATGAACGTACCAGGCGGAGAGCTGTCGGTGGATTGTCTGACGCCAAAAGACATGGCCGATCTTGAGTTTGGCCTCAAGCATGACGTGGATTACATCGCATTGAGTTTTGTTAGGCACGGAGATGATATCCGGAAATTGCGCGAACTGATACAGGCCAAGGGGTCGACTGCTAGAATCGTTGCGAAGATTGAGATGCTTGAGGCGATCGACAACCTCGAAGAAATCGTTCGACTGTCGGATGGCGTGATGGTTGCCCGTGGGGATCTTGCCGTTGAAATAGGCCAAACTCGACTGCCGCAGATTCAAAAGCAGATCGTGAAACTTTGCAATTCTATTGGCCGTCCCGTTATCACTGCTACCCAAATGTTGGACTCGATGACCGAGAATCCGAGGCCAACCCGCGCCGAAATCACTGATGTTGCGAATGCGGTTTTGGACGGATCCGATGCGCTGATGCTGTCGGCTGAATCAGCAAGCGGGAAATTTCCGTTTCGCTGCATTCAGACAATGCACGACATCATTCTCGAGGTTGAACGCAACGGCGACTATTTCTACGATATGCGGATGGATGAGCAGTTCTCCTCCGTGGCTGATGGAATAGGTGCAGCAAGCGCGCTGACGGCATTAAAGTTAAACGCCACGGCGATTGTTTGCCTAACGACTTCAGGAAAAACGGCCACGATTATTTCAGGCTATCGACCCAAAGCTCGCATCATCGCAGTGACCCATATTTTGCCAACGTTGAATAGAATCGAGCTTGTATGGGGGATACAAACTTTGAAAATTGACCCCTACAAGTCCTCTGAAGAAGCCATGCAACAGATTGAAAAAATGCTGCTCGAATATGGACTGGTAAAACCGGGCGATAAAGTCATTCTGACTTTAGGAGTGCCGGTACTCGAACGGGGCACAACAAACGCGCTTCGCGTTTATACGATTGAACGTGAAGACTTTCATCGTCTTCCTGAGGCGGAGCTACCGACTCGATGTAGGACAATTTAA
- a CDS encoding CoA transferase subunit A → MATKIYTDAAQALQGVKDGMTILVGGFGLCGIPENLILALRDSGVKGLTCVSNNAGIDDFGLGLLLHTRQIKKMVSSYVGENATFEKLYLSGELELEFCPQGTLAERVRAGGAGIPAFYTPTGVGTLVAEGKDVREFDGRPYVMERGITGEFALVRAWKADTFGNLVYRKTARNFNPMMATAGKITIAEVEEIVPVGELDPDQIHTPGVYVQRIIKAQKLEKRIEQRTTRLK, encoded by the coding sequence ATGGCAACAAAGATTTACACCGATGCGGCTCAAGCCCTTCAAGGTGTCAAAGATGGAATGACCATACTTGTGGGAGGCTTTGGCCTATGCGGAATTCCAGAGAACTTAATACTTGCACTTCGCGATAGCGGAGTGAAGGGGCTTACCTGCGTTTCAAATAATGCGGGAATTGATGACTTCGGCCTAGGTCTTCTTTTGCACACCCGACAAATTAAAAAAATGGTTTCTAGCTACGTTGGCGAAAACGCGACATTCGAAAAACTTTATTTGTCCGGCGAACTCGAACTCGAGTTTTGCCCTCAGGGAACACTGGCCGAACGCGTGCGTGCCGGCGGAGCAGGAATTCCGGCGTTCTACACACCTACTGGTGTGGGAACTCTTGTCGCCGAAGGCAAAGACGTTCGTGAGTTCGACGGTCGACCATATGTTATGGAGCGAGGAATTACCGGCGAATTCGCACTCGTTAGAGCCTGGAAAGCGGACACGTTCGGCAACCTCGTTTATCGTAAAACTGCTCGTAACTTTAATCCTATGATGGCAACCGCCGGTAAAATCACGATTGCGGAAGTTGAAGAAATCGTTCCCGTCGGTGAATTGGATCCCGATCAGATCCACACTCCCGGAGTGTATGTTCAACGAATCATCAAAGCGCAAAAACTTGAGAAACGAATCGAACAACGAACGACCCGACTGAAATAG
- a CDS encoding PQQ-dependent sugar dehydrogenase — protein sequence MKAITRLVVVSFVLVLFSKPFSALADPGKIDAKAVEVSKFKDVIWGFDFLDEDHALLTLRSGEIHHLNLKTKAIRQIPGAPPVIALGQGGLLDLRIHRANSKTWIYLTASVRPEKGTEAERDEGQTTGLFRGEWVGNSSTGRLENLKRIFEAQPAVDSGQHFGSRIAIDKIDKIDKDSSLYLSLGERNERERAQDLKQHWGKVLRLKLDGTPFNGAPVIPGALIEIHSFGHRNPQGIAIHPSTSDLFVVEHGPRGGDEINHVKPTLNYGWPLVSYGREYWGPSISSKPVKDGIQDPVKYYVPSIAPSSLHFYSGKKYPKLKDHLLIGALVLQHLNIVSLKKEPSNYSAATETRVFDNLGERIRSVGETPSGEIYFGTDSGRLMRADLEFKP from the coding sequence ATGAAAGCGATCACTCGCCTCGTTGTTGTTTCCTTCGTTCTAGTTTTGTTTTCAAAACCATTTTCTGCACTCGCCGACCCAGGGAAAATCGACGCCAAGGCTGTTGAGGTTTCAAAATTCAAGGACGTCATCTGGGGTTTTGACTTTCTCGATGAGGATCACGCCCTTTTGACTTTGAGGTCGGGTGAAATTCATCACCTCAACCTAAAGACTAAAGCAATAAGACAGATCCCTGGCGCGCCACCAGTGATCGCCTTGGGCCAAGGCGGATTGTTGGATCTTAGAATTCACCGAGCGAATTCGAAGACCTGGATCTATTTGACGGCTTCTGTACGACCTGAAAAAGGCACCGAAGCTGAACGAGACGAGGGACAGACAACCGGCTTATTCCGAGGTGAATGGGTAGGAAACTCAAGCACAGGCCGACTAGAAAATCTAAAGCGGATATTTGAAGCTCAGCCGGCTGTCGATTCGGGTCAACATTTTGGTTCGCGGATTGCTATCGACAAAATCGACAAAATCGACAAAGACAGTTCACTCTACCTTTCCCTCGGCGAGAGAAACGAACGCGAGCGCGCTCAAGACCTAAAACAACACTGGGGAAAGGTACTCCGCTTAAAACTGGATGGCACTCCCTTTAACGGTGCTCCAGTGATTCCCGGCGCTTTGATTGAGATTCACAGTTTTGGCCACCGCAATCCGCAAGGCATAGCAATCCATCCGTCCACTAGTGATCTGTTTGTCGTCGAACACGGACCACGGGGCGGCGATGAGATCAATCATGTGAAACCGACACTCAACTATGGTTGGCCGCTAGTTTCTTATGGTCGCGAATACTGGGGTCCGTCGATCAGTAGCAAGCCTGTTAAAGACGGGATTCAGGATCCTGTGAAGTATTATGTTCCATCTATCGCTCCTAGTTCGCTGCACTTTTACTCTGGCAAGAAATATCCAAAACTGAAAGACCATCTCCTAATTGGCGCGTTGGTGCTTCAGCATTTAAATATCGTTTCATTGAAAAAAGAGCCCTCCAACTATTCGGCTGCTACGGAAACCCGCGTGTTTGATAATCTGGGAGAGCGAATCAGATCCGTCGGTGAAACACCGAGCGGCGAAATTTACTTTGGAACTGATTCTGGCCGTCTGATGCGCGCCGATCTGGAATTCAAGCCTTAG
- a CDS encoding Crp/Fnr family transcriptional regulator — MGDPRIVKKGEYLFREGDPSLAMYVIKSGKLGILKSKGNSEITLAELGPGDMLGEMAFFDQKPRSASARALADTAVIELPFKALNAQFKTFPEWSKAIMRTVNNHLRNANQKIKSLEKSDEESNAVFPPHTVTRLCAILATVAKIYGEKSPDGATLVPPGTLRKYTIQIFQQPTNKMQTLMEVLQGLGHLKIEDLGEGKQRITVFNPDFLVRFVDFYNDFLFKSEDKRTSIEEKEMKTVKALLFYGRKGKANEKGEIKLNLTQMQNDSMRDLGSLFNVDDVNSLGEKKLVGEKFSLDGALAMSFNLADLETQFPYWELIHACRKITRT, encoded by the coding sequence TTGGGTGACCCGCGAATTGTTAAAAAAGGCGAGTATCTGTTTCGCGAAGGCGATCCTTCGCTAGCAATGTATGTGATCAAGTCCGGAAAACTTGGAATTCTAAAATCAAAAGGAAATTCCGAAATCACACTCGCCGAACTGGGTCCGGGCGATATGCTTGGCGAAATGGCGTTTTTTGACCAGAAGCCGAGATCTGCGTCTGCGCGGGCATTGGCTGACACCGCGGTGATTGAACTCCCCTTCAAAGCTTTGAATGCGCAGTTCAAGACTTTTCCAGAATGGTCGAAAGCGATCATGCGAACTGTTAATAACCATTTGCGTAATGCCAATCAAAAAATCAAATCACTCGAAAAGTCAGATGAAGAGTCGAATGCTGTTTTTCCACCACACACAGTAACACGCCTTTGTGCAATCCTCGCGACAGTGGCAAAAATCTACGGCGAGAAGTCACCTGATGGCGCGACCCTCGTGCCTCCAGGAACCCTCAGGAAATACACAATTCAAATTTTCCAGCAGCCTACAAATAAGATGCAGACCCTCATGGAAGTACTGCAGGGTCTTGGCCATCTAAAAATCGAGGATCTTGGCGAAGGCAAACAGCGAATCACCGTCTTTAATCCCGACTTCCTCGTTCGTTTTGTCGACTTCTACAATGACTTTTTATTCAAGAGTGAAGACAAACGCACTTCGATTGAAGAAAAAGAAATGAAAACCGTGAAGGCACTTTTGTTTTACGGTCGCAAAGGAAAAGCCAACGAAAAAGGCGAGATAAAACTCAATCTCACCCAAATGCAGAATGATTCGATGCGAGATCTTGGTTCGCTGTTCAACGTCGACGATGTCAATTCCCTAGGAGAAAAGAAGCTTGTCGGCGAAAAGTTCTCCCTCGACGGCGCGCTCGCGATGTCGTTCAATCTCGCCGATCTTGAAACACAGTTTCCCTACTGGGAACTGATCCACGCTTGCAGAAAGATCACGCGGACTTAA
- the bamD gene encoding outer membrane protein assembly factor BamD: MKRLSPALFSSVILLICLGLIGLRAAVSKDDTEAQALRSRLAMAEKETAEARFRERLALEENRETREVVAKQLPGVLKGVPSDSRSYQIRTVASVINSTSKHLKIERASSLLERAKEEFRLRNYEESNLRLEALLNSYPDSLHGPEARFLLVEGYFQSKDFEACIEIVEQMIRLYPESELTGFALLRLGKIYEGRDRIEDAAEIYRSVVFNFTQAELKRQAEVSLKAVEL, from the coding sequence ATGAAGCGTCTTTCACCAGCACTTTTTTCGTCGGTTATTTTGCTGATCTGCCTTGGGCTTATCGGTTTGCGTGCGGCTGTTTCGAAAGACGATACAGAAGCGCAAGCGCTGAGATCTCGACTGGCAATGGCAGAGAAAGAAACAGCTGAAGCTAGATTTCGCGAGCGCTTAGCGCTGGAAGAAAATCGAGAAACTCGCGAAGTCGTCGCTAAGCAACTTCCCGGAGTTTTAAAGGGCGTCCCATCGGACTCGCGATCTTATCAAATACGAACTGTTGCGAGCGTTATCAATTCGACCTCTAAACATTTGAAAATTGAACGTGCATCAAGCCTTCTTGAGCGAGCGAAAGAAGAATTTCGACTTCGCAATTACGAGGAATCAAACTTACGTTTGGAAGCGCTTTTAAATTCTTATCCGGACTCCTTGCACGGCCCAGAAGCACGATTTCTTTTGGTGGAAGGCTACTTTCAGTCGAAAGACTTCGAGGCGTGCATTGAAATTGTTGAGCAAATGATTCGCCTCTATCCAGAGAGCGAGCTTACTGGTTTTGCGCTTCTGCGCTTGGGTAAGATCTACGAGGGAAGAGATCGAATTGAAGACGCTGCCGAAATTTATCGGTCAGTGGTCTTTAACTTTACTCAAGCAGAACTCAAGCGGCAGGCTGAAGTTTCACTTAAGGCAGTCGAGCTATGA
- a CDS encoding thiolase family protein translates to MSTQAVFITAAARTPVGSFQGAFSDIPAPRLGAIAIREALAKSNLKADTIDEVIMGEVLAAGVGQAPARQAALFAGLPNKTPCLTINKVCGSGLKAVMMAADGIRLGNTNIAIAGGQENMTLAPHLLLKARTGFRMGNTNLVDSMITDGLWDPYNDFHMGVAAELCVKENTFSREAQDEFAVSSYKKAQKAQAEGYFKNEIAAVEVASKKGAIKVDADEEPMKSDLSKIPTLKPAFDKTGSITAANASKINDGAAALVLMSEVAMKAQGSKPLAKIISYATHAHDPKWFTTAPAGAMLKAVKAAGLEMNQIDLFEINEAFAAVTMVAMKDLKLSSEKVNVHGGAVAIGHPIGASGARILTTLVHALHLHQKRYGLATLCIGGGEAVALIVERV, encoded by the coding sequence ATGAGCACTCAAGCCGTCTTTATTACAGCAGCTGCCCGTACGCCCGTCGGTTCTTTCCAAGGTGCATTCAGCGATATTCCTGCGCCGCGTCTTGGTGCGATCGCGATCCGAGAAGCGTTGGCGAAATCGAATCTCAAAGCAGATACGATCGACGAAGTAATCATGGGTGAAGTGCTCGCGGCGGGCGTTGGTCAGGCGCCGGCCCGGCAAGCGGCTCTGTTCGCCGGACTCCCGAACAAAACACCTTGCCTCACTATTAATAAGGTATGTGGATCTGGTCTGAAAGCTGTGATGATGGCCGCTGACGGCATTCGATTAGGTAACACCAACATCGCAATTGCCGGTGGCCAAGAAAACATGACTCTCGCGCCACATTTACTACTGAAAGCCCGCACTGGCTTTCGAATGGGAAACACAAATCTCGTTGATTCGATGATCACGGACGGACTTTGGGATCCGTACAATGATTTCCACATGGGTGTGGCTGCCGAGCTCTGCGTAAAGGAAAACACGTTCTCGCGAGAAGCTCAGGATGAATTCGCAGTTTCCTCCTATAAAAAAGCACAGAAAGCGCAGGCCGAAGGTTATTTTAAAAATGAAATCGCGGCTGTCGAGGTCGCGTCTAAAAAGGGTGCGATCAAAGTCGATGCCGATGAAGAACCAATGAAATCGGACCTTTCAAAGATTCCGACTTTGAAACCAGCCTTCGATAAAACCGGTTCCATCACAGCGGCCAATGCATCAAAAATCAATGACGGCGCGGCAGCGCTAGTGTTGATGAGCGAAGTTGCAATGAAAGCCCAAGGATCAAAACCTCTCGCGAAAATTATCAGCTATGCAACCCATGCCCATGATCCGAAATGGTTCACAACAGCTCCTGCGGGAGCCATGCTGAAAGCTGTCAAGGCCGCCGGACTCGAAATGAACCAGATTGATTTATTCGAAATTAACGAAGCTTTTGCTGCTGTAACAATGGTGGCGATGAAAGACCTTAAATTATCGAGCGAAAAAGTGAATGTACACGGCGGTGCTGTTGCAATCGGTCACCCGATCGGGGCGTCGGGCGCACGAATTTTAACAACTCTCGTCCATGCCCTGCATTTGCATCAAAAGCGCTATGGTTTGGCGACCCTCTGTATCGGCGGTGGCGAAGCCGTTGCTCTCATCGTGGAACGAGTTTAA